One Sanguibacter keddieii DSM 10542 genomic window carries:
- a CDS encoding glycoside hydrolase family 13 protein, which yields MTTTSPTVSVIHAASDVAREWWRTAVIYQVYPRSFADADGDGIGDIPGITSKLDHFVDLGVDAVWLSPFYRSPQADAGYDVADYREVDPLFGTNADFEALLEGAHARGLKVIADLVPNHTSDDHAWFQAALAAGPGSAERARYLFREGQGEHGELPPNNWKSIFGGPAWTRVSERAAAATDGITDGQWYLHMFDTRQPDLDWEHPEVRSEFEDILRFWLDRGVDGFRIDVAHGMVKAPGLPDWDGDVAMVEGSSEAPGAVDTEPHEAAEDGSTGAGNSGPMFDQEGVHDIYRAWHKVLAPYDGDRALVAEAWVEPLSRLARYVRSDEMHQAFNFSYLTTAWDAAALRGVVTASLEASDAVGAPTTWVLSNHDVIRHASRMGLTGAAVRPNGIGKNDPQPDAELGLRRARAATLQMLGLPGSAYVYQGEELGLPEHTDLDDDLRQDPAWWRSGYTEAGRDGCRVPLPWVADAPGYGFGPTGKTWLPQPDTYKECAADVQRTTEGSTYSMYKAALATRRAKDLGLGSLGWVEDFASSPSVLAFVNNDVLVVTNFGEAPVALPEGAEVLITSGPLTTAGDRTAVPQDTTVWVQV from the coding sequence CTGACCACCACCAGCCCCACCGTCTCGGTGATCCACGCGGCGAGCGACGTCGCCCGGGAGTGGTGGCGCACCGCCGTCATCTACCAGGTGTACCCGCGTTCCTTCGCCGACGCCGACGGCGACGGCATCGGTGACATCCCTGGCATCACCTCGAAGCTGGACCACTTCGTGGACCTCGGCGTCGACGCCGTCTGGCTGTCCCCGTTCTACCGCTCGCCCCAGGCCGACGCCGGCTACGACGTGGCCGACTACCGCGAGGTCGACCCGCTGTTCGGCACCAACGCCGACTTCGAGGCGCTCCTCGAAGGGGCTCACGCCCGCGGCCTCAAGGTCATCGCCGACCTCGTCCCCAACCACACCTCGGACGACCACGCCTGGTTCCAGGCCGCGCTCGCTGCCGGGCCGGGCAGCGCCGAGCGCGCCCGCTACCTGTTCCGCGAGGGCCAGGGCGAGCACGGCGAGCTGCCCCCGAACAACTGGAAGTCGATCTTCGGCGGTCCGGCGTGGACGCGCGTGAGCGAGCGCGCCGCCGCGGCCACGGACGGCATCACCGACGGCCAGTGGTACCTGCACATGTTCGACACCCGCCAGCCCGACCTCGACTGGGAGCACCCCGAGGTCCGCAGCGAGTTCGAGGACATCCTGCGCTTCTGGCTCGACCGCGGCGTCGACGGATTCCGCATCGACGTGGCGCACGGCATGGTCAAGGCCCCCGGCCTCCCCGACTGGGACGGCGACGTCGCGATGGTCGAGGGCTCCTCCGAGGCTCCCGGTGCCGTCGACACCGAGCCGCACGAGGCGGCCGAGGACGGCTCGACCGGCGCCGGCAACTCCGGCCCCATGTTCGACCAGGAGGGTGTGCACGACATCTACCGCGCCTGGCACAAGGTCCTCGCGCCGTACGACGGCGACCGCGCCCTCGTCGCCGAGGCCTGGGTCGAGCCGCTGAGCCGCCTCGCGCGCTACGTCCGCAGCGACGAGATGCACCAGGCCTTCAACTTCTCGTACCTCACCACCGCGTGGGACGCGGCCGCGCTGCGCGGCGTCGTCACCGCGTCGCTCGAGGCCTCGGACGCCGTCGGCGCGCCGACCACCTGGGTGCTGTCCAACCACGACGTCATCCGTCACGCGTCCCGCATGGGCCTCACCGGCGCCGCGGTCCGCCCCAACGGCATCGGCAAGAACGACCCGCAGCCCGACGCCGAGCTCGGCCTGCGCCGCGCTCGCGCCGCGACCCTGCAGATGCTGGGCCTGCCCGGCTCGGCGTACGTCTACCAGGGCGAGGAGCTCGGTCTGCCCGAGCACACCGACCTCGACGACGACCTCCGTCAGGACCCGGCCTGGTGGCGCTCCGGCTACACCGAGGCCGGCCGCGACGGCTGCCGCGTCCCGCTCCCCTGGGTCGCCGACGCCCCCGGCTACGGCTTCGGCCCGACCGGCAAGACCTGGCTCCCGCAGCCGGACACCTACAAGGAGTGCGCCGCCGACGTGCAGCGCACCACCGAGGGCTCCACGTACTCCATGTACAAGGCAGCGCTCGCGACGCGTCGCGCCAAGGACCTCGGGCTCGGCTCCCTCGGCTGGGTCGAGGACTTCGCCTCGTCCCCCTCGGTGCTGGCCTTCGTCAACAACGACGTCCTGGTCGTCACCAACTTCGGCGAGGCCCCCGTGGCCCTGCCCGAGGGCGCGGAGGTGCTCATCACGAGCGGCCCGCTGACCACCGCCGGCGACCGCACCGCGGTCCCGCAGGACACCACGGTGTGGGTGCAGGTCTGA